The following are encoded in a window of Brevibacillus sp. DP1.3A genomic DNA:
- the proS gene encoding proline--tRNA ligase, protein MKEDKAFVKEITPQSEDFSRWYIDAIKKADLMDYTPVRGCIVFKPDGFELWERIQEAMNKRFKETGHRNAYFPMLIPESFFQKEKEHIEGFNPELPWVTEAGGEPLEEKLALRPTSETIIGHMYSQWIQSYRDLPVLINQWANVFRWEKRTMPFLRTSEFLWQEGHTAHATEEEARQETMQMLEIYREVVEQELAIPVWKGQKTPSERFAGAVDTYSIEAMMKDGKAVQAGTSHYLGDKFARGFEIKFLDRDNQFKYVHTTSWGTSTRLIGSMIMVHGDDRGLVLPPRMAPTQVIMIPVGPMKLREKVMEAFDPLFDEIKAAGVRVRADLREETPGWKFNEWEMRGVPLRLELGPRDVENGQVILARRDTGEKVTVSLEGIAQTVVQLLEEIQQNMFQKALAFRDENSHLGIDTLEQLSAHIAKSESENKTSGWVLAGWCGDDACESKIKEETKFTSRNIPFEPPVQKNACICCGKESQHSVWFGRAY, encoded by the coding sequence ATGAAAGAGGACAAAGCGTTTGTAAAAGAAATTACACCGCAATCGGAGGATTTTTCGCGTTGGTACATCGATGCCATCAAAAAGGCGGATTTGATGGACTACACACCGGTACGCGGCTGCATCGTGTTCAAGCCGGATGGTTTTGAGCTATGGGAGCGAATTCAAGAGGCGATGAATAAACGCTTCAAGGAGACAGGGCATCGCAATGCCTATTTCCCGATGTTGATCCCCGAGTCCTTCTTTCAAAAAGAAAAAGAGCATATCGAGGGCTTCAATCCAGAGCTGCCTTGGGTAACAGAGGCTGGGGGCGAGCCGTTAGAGGAAAAGCTCGCGCTACGTCCAACCTCCGAGACGATCATTGGACATATGTACAGCCAATGGATTCAGAGCTACCGCGACCTGCCTGTATTAATCAACCAATGGGCAAACGTTTTTCGTTGGGAAAAGCGGACGATGCCGTTCTTGCGGACATCAGAATTTCTCTGGCAGGAAGGCCACACGGCACATGCGACAGAGGAGGAAGCTCGTCAGGAAACGATGCAAATGCTGGAGATTTACCGAGAGGTCGTCGAGCAGGAGCTGGCCATTCCGGTTTGGAAGGGACAAAAAACACCGAGTGAACGCTTTGCCGGTGCTGTTGACACGTATTCCATTGAAGCGATGATGAAGGATGGCAAAGCAGTGCAAGCGGGCACCTCGCACTATTTGGGCGATAAATTCGCGCGCGGCTTTGAAATCAAGTTTTTGGATCGTGACAATCAGTTCAAGTACGTTCACACCACATCATGGGGAACCTCTACACGACTGATTGGTTCGATGATCATGGTGCATGGCGATGACCGCGGTCTAGTGTTGCCGCCTCGCATGGCTCCGACACAGGTTATTATGATCCCAGTCGGTCCGATGAAGCTGCGCGAGAAAGTCATGGAGGCGTTTGATCCACTTTTTGACGAGATCAAGGCCGCAGGCGTGCGTGTCCGTGCTGATCTTCGTGAAGAAACACCAGGCTGGAAGTTCAATGAGTGGGAAATGCGCGGGGTTCCTCTACGTCTGGAGCTCGGCCCGCGTGACGTGGAAAATGGTCAAGTAATTCTGGCTCGTCGTGATACAGGGGAGAAGGTGACGGTTTCACTTGAAGGTATCGCGCAGACAGTTGTTCAACTGTTGGAAGAGATTCAGCAAAATATGTTCCAAAAAGCACTAGCCTTTCGTGATGAGAACTCACATTTGGGGATCGATACACTGGAGCAGCTATCCGCTCATATTGCAAAAAGCGAGAGCGAAAACAAAACGAGCGGATGGGTGTTAGCCGGCTGGTGTGGGGATGATGCTTGTGAATCGAAGATCAAAGAGGAAACCAAGTTCACTTCTCGCAACATCCCGTTTGAGCCTCCTGTACAAAAGAATGCCTGCATTTGCTGCGGCAAAGAGTCACAGCATAGCGTCTGGTTCGGACGGGCGTATTAA
- a CDS encoding glutamate-1-semialdehyde 2,1-aminomutase → MKRERSAQLHEEALDVILGGVNSPSRSFKAVGGGAPVTMERAQGAYFWDVDGNRYIDYLAAYGPIITGHAHPHVTKAICEAAANGTLYGTPTPWEITFANMIREAIPSMERIRFNNSGTEAVMTCIRVARAYTGRVKIIKFAGCYHGHSDLVLVAAGSGPSTLGIPDSAGIPQSIASEVITVPFNNIEAYAEAISKWGSETACVLVEPIVGNFGIVAPEPGFLEEVNRITHEAGALVVYDEVITAFRFSYGGAQNLLGVEPDLTALGKIIGGGLPIGAYGGRREIMEQVAPLGPAYQAGTMAGNPASIRAGIACLEVLKQPGVYDEFERLGAMLANGIIEAANKHGVTIQLNRVKGALAVYFTDEPVHDYDAAQKANGEIFARFFQLMLNEGVCLAPSKYEAWFVTTAHTEEDIQYTIAAVDRAFSQL, encoded by the coding sequence ATGAAACGTGAACGATCCGCGCAACTGCACGAGGAAGCACTCGACGTCATTCTAGGCGGGGTGAACAGCCCTTCCCGCTCTTTCAAGGCTGTAGGCGGGGGAGCACCCGTAACGATGGAACGTGCCCAGGGCGCGTATTTCTGGGACGTGGACGGCAATCGATATATTGACTATTTAGCAGCATATGGCCCCATCATTACTGGCCATGCACATCCACATGTGACCAAAGCGATTTGCGAAGCAGCTGCCAACGGAACCCTGTACGGTACTCCTACTCCATGGGAAATTACCTTCGCAAACATGATCCGCGAAGCAATCCCTTCGATGGAGCGCATTCGATTCAATAACTCCGGTACAGAAGCAGTCATGACCTGCATTCGTGTAGCACGTGCCTATACCGGTCGTGTCAAAATCATCAAATTCGCAGGCTGCTACCACGGCCACTCTGATTTAGTGCTCGTTGCTGCCGGCTCCGGACCATCTACCTTGGGGATTCCGGACAGTGCAGGTATTCCACAAAGCATTGCCAGCGAAGTCATTACCGTACCTTTTAATAATATCGAAGCATACGCAGAAGCTATAAGCAAATGGGGAAGCGAAACGGCTTGCGTCCTCGTTGAGCCGATTGTCGGCAACTTCGGTATCGTGGCACCTGAGCCTGGCTTCCTGGAAGAGGTTAACCGCATCACTCACGAAGCAGGCGCGCTTGTTGTCTACGATGAAGTGATTACGGCCTTCCGCTTCAGCTATGGTGGAGCACAAAACCTCCTCGGAGTCGAGCCTGATCTGACTGCATTGGGCAAAATTATCGGTGGCGGTCTGCCAATAGGCGCTTATGGCGGACGTCGGGAAATCATGGAGCAAGTCGCCCCACTCGGACCTGCGTATCAAGCAGGAACAATGGCTGGTAATCCTGCTTCCATCCGTGCGGGAATTGCTTGCCTGGAAGTATTGAAGCAGCCGGGTGTGTACGATGAATTCGAACGATTGGGTGCCATGCTTGCGAACGGAATCATCGAAGCGGCAAACAAACACGGCGTAACCATCCAGCTCAATCGTGTAAAAGGGGCATTGGCAGTTTACTTTACGGACGAGCCTGTTCATGATTATGATGCAGCTCAGAAAGCGAATGGAGAAATTTTTGCCCGCTTCTTCCAGCTGATGCTGAATGAAGGTGTATGCCTGGCACCATCTAAATATGAAGCTTGGTTCGTGACGACAGCTCATACAGAAGAAGACATTCAATACACCATCGCAGCGGTAGACCGCGCCTTTTCTCAGCTGTAA
- a CDS encoding ABC transporter permease gives MQNMRHIFSIFADYLSQYFKTRLAYRTDFIGDFVSNLVSELINLVFIIVVFTHVPLMGDWTRDEIIFIYGFFLVPYALFSMFFGFWDFNERYIIRGEMDRILTRPIHNLAQVCLESIAPDRIFGVITGIIIMGYAAIQLDLSFYWYDVFIFIGLSISGALIYGGVYTAIAAVSFFSDSRTGIAPMIYNIQQYGRYPVDVYNKAIRFVLTYVLPFAFVGVYPAAYFLRKEVWYTYAAMTPVVAVIFFGIGLLVWNWGVTKYRGAGS, from the coding sequence ATGCAGAACATGAGACATATTTTCAGTATTTTTGCCGACTACCTGAGCCAGTACTTCAAGACGAGACTTGCCTATCGAACGGATTTTATCGGGGATTTTGTGTCCAATCTGGTTTCTGAGTTGATCAATCTCGTCTTTATTATTGTCGTGTTCACGCATGTTCCGCTTATGGGGGATTGGACGCGTGACGAGATTATCTTTATCTATGGTTTCTTTTTGGTTCCATACGCGTTGTTCTCGATGTTCTTCGGTTTTTGGGACTTCAACGAAAGGTATATCATCCGGGGCGAGATGGATCGCATCCTGACGAGACCGATTCACAATCTGGCACAGGTGTGTCTCGAGTCGATTGCACCAGACCGTATTTTTGGAGTCATAACCGGGATCATCATCATGGGGTATGCTGCCATTCAACTCGATTTGTCGTTTTACTGGTACGACGTGTTCATCTTTATCGGGCTCTCGATCAGCGGGGCACTGATTTACGGTGGCGTGTATACTGCGATTGCTGCGGTTAGCTTCTTTTCCGACTCGCGGACAGGGATTGCCCCGATGATTTACAACATCCAGCAATATGGGCGCTATCCGGTAGACGTGTACAACAAGGCGATTCGCTTTGTGCTCACCTACGTGCTGCCGTTTGCCTTCGTGGGTGTTTATCCGGCGGCTTACTTTTTGCGCAAGGAAGTCTGGTACACATATGCGGCAATGACGCCGGTAGTGGCTGTTATTTTCTTCGGGATTGGGCTGTTAGTCTGGAACTGGGGAGTCACGAAATATCGGGGAGCGGGTTCATAG
- a CDS encoding helix-turn-helix domain-containing protein, whose protein sequence is MKEFFEVTDPEALKSLAIAERVKILELFEDLEPRTAKQIATELGENAARLHYHVKELVRVGLLEQVDTRVKGSIVEKYYEPVAKVIQVKLQLMIEENAQQLSDVMFTPFRTTEKDLMRTLNRFVASDQDVRKEYQNTFAYNLTEFYLSQEERNQFVEDISELLQKYKGFKKESGRRKFKFFDTLFPLTPADPTDDSDDPFDDSDE, encoded by the coding sequence ATGAAAGAGTTTTTTGAAGTAACAGATCCAGAAGCGCTAAAATCGCTTGCTATAGCGGAACGGGTTAAAATTTTGGAACTCTTTGAAGATTTGGAGCCCAGAACGGCCAAACAAATCGCTACAGAACTAGGCGAAAATGCTGCACGGCTACATTACCATGTGAAGGAGCTCGTGCGTGTTGGGCTGCTTGAGCAGGTGGATACCCGGGTAAAAGGCTCTATTGTGGAGAAATATTATGAGCCTGTTGCCAAGGTCATTCAGGTCAAGCTCCAATTGATGATTGAAGAAAACGCTCAACAATTAAGTGATGTCATGTTTACTCCGTTTCGTACTACGGAAAAGGACCTCATGCGAACTCTCAATCGCTTCGTCGCAAGCGACCAAGATGTTAGGAAAGAGTATCAAAATACGTTTGCTTATAATTTGACTGAATTTTATTTGAGTCAAGAGGAACGTAATCAATTTGTAGAAGACATCTCTGAGCTGTTACAAAAGTACAAAGGGTTCAAAAAGGAATCTGGCCGTCGAAAATTCAAGTTTTTCGACACCCTGTTCCCATTGACTCCAGCTGACCCAACAGATGATTCAGATGATCCTTTTGATGATTCGGATGAGTAA
- the bcp gene encoding thioredoxin-dependent thiol peroxidase: MTAVGQAAPAFTLQASDNQTISLSQFHGQNVVLYFYPKDQTPTCTTEACDFRDFHSGFAELNTVVLGISPDSVKSHDKFIAKHELPFPLLADPDHQVAEAYGVWALKKMYGREYMGIERTTFVIDKEGNIAKVWPKVKVKGHVQEVLQFIKDELQS; encoded by the coding sequence TTGACGGCAGTAGGACAAGCTGCACCTGCATTTACTTTGCAGGCGAGCGACAATCAGACCATCTCACTTTCCCAATTTCATGGACAAAATGTGGTGCTTTATTTTTATCCGAAGGACCAAACGCCGACATGTACCACAGAAGCATGCGACTTTCGTGACTTCCATTCGGGCTTTGCTGAGCTGAATACAGTTGTTCTCGGGATCAGTCCGGATTCTGTGAAATCGCATGACAAATTTATCGCGAAGCACGAATTGCCTTTTCCACTTCTGGCAGATCCGGATCACCAGGTGGCAGAGGCTTATGGTGTGTGGGCATTGAAAAAAATGTACGGAAGAGAGTACATGGGCATAGAACGCACGACATTCGTCATCGACAAAGAAGGCAACATTGCAAAAGTGTGGCCAAAGGTAAAGGTCAAAGGACATGTGCAGGAAGTGCTTCAATTTATTAAGGATGAACTTCAATCTTAA
- a CDS encoding ATP-binding cassette domain-containing protein: protein MIQVNHLQKDFRIHQSRPGLGGAFRDLFSREYKTVNAVDDLSFTVEEGEMFALIGENGAGKSTTIKMLTGILTPSDGEIVINGYVPFKQREEYVRSIGVVFGQRSQLWWDLSPLESFRLLKSVYKVDDAEGEKWLERLIEELDISPFVSQPVRKLSLGQRMRCEVAASLIHKPRLLFLDEPTVGLDVLVKQKIREFLRNLNETENMTILLTTHDVSDIEALCKRVLVMDKGKLIFDGLLNDLKEKWGNGTEVSFQMKKRTSTAALRQALGEMPCEIKQINDFTLSVKVARSQEMLPFVLSTVMSSFEVSDVKIEETSTEDIVRNIYSSDQEVASHA from the coding sequence ATGATTCAAGTAAATCATTTACAAAAGGATTTCCGCATCCATCAGTCCAGACCGGGCCTTGGTGGTGCTTTTCGTGATTTGTTTAGTCGGGAGTACAAGACGGTAAATGCGGTGGATGACCTTTCCTTTACAGTAGAGGAAGGGGAAATGTTCGCGCTGATTGGGGAAAATGGTGCCGGAAAATCGACCACGATCAAGATGCTGACAGGTATCTTGACCCCGAGCGACGGCGAAATCGTCATTAACGGCTATGTGCCTTTCAAGCAGCGTGAAGAGTATGTTCGATCCATCGGAGTTGTTTTCGGGCAGCGCTCTCAGCTTTGGTGGGACCTATCTCCGCTAGAGTCCTTCCGTCTGTTGAAAAGTGTTTATAAGGTTGACGATGCAGAAGGAGAAAAGTGGTTGGAGCGTTTGATTGAGGAGCTGGATATTTCTCCATTCGTCAGTCAGCCAGTACGCAAGTTGAGTCTCGGACAACGGATGCGCTGTGAAGTGGCTGCTTCATTGATTCATAAGCCACGTCTGCTGTTTCTCGATGAACCGACAGTTGGACTCGATGTGCTCGTTAAGCAAAAAATCCGTGAGTTTCTCCGCAATCTGAATGAGACGGAAAATATGACGATCTTGTTGACGACTCACGATGTATCAGACATCGAAGCACTCTGTAAACGCGTGCTTGTCATGGACAAAGGGAAGCTGATCTTCGATGGCTTGCTGAATGACCTCAAGGAAAAATGGGGCAATGGCACAGAGGTGTCCTTCCAAATGAAAAAGCGTACTTCAACAGCCGCACTTCGTCAGGCATTGGGAGAGATGCCTTGTGAGATCAAGCAAATCAATGATTTTACCCTTAGTGTAAAAGTAGCGCGAAGTCAGGAAATGCTGCCCTTTGTTTTGTCGACAGTCATGTCATCGTTTGAAGTCAGCGATGTGAAAATTGAGGAGACGAGCACAGAGGATATCGTTCGCAACATTTATTCCTCAGACCAAGAGGTAGCTAGCCATGCGTAA
- a CDS encoding HAD family hydrolase, with protein MRTILFDFDGTVADTLPLIFTAFRSTFQQFLQEHYTDEQIVALFGPTETGILQNKLPSHAHDNALAHFFRVYTDEHSRVQNPENIRSMLDELHAAGIQMGIVTGKGRKSADISLREWGLDSYFSVVITGDEVTHPKPHPEGIFTAMKQLGATPAETIFVGDSDADVLAGRAAGLRTVGVDWLLVTQKSGKFDPEPDYHFTDVQAFTDWILKR; from the coding sequence ATGCGGACGATCTTGTTTGATTTCGATGGCACAGTTGCCGATACCCTCCCCTTGATCTTCACCGCTTTTCGCTCTACCTTTCAGCAGTTTTTACAAGAGCATTATACCGACGAGCAAATTGTAGCTCTCTTTGGCCCCACAGAGACAGGCATTTTGCAAAACAAGCTTCCCTCACATGCGCATGACAACGCCCTCGCTCATTTTTTTCGTGTATACACAGATGAACACTCCCGCGTACAAAATCCTGAAAATATCCGAAGCATGCTCGATGAACTTCACGCAGCAGGTATCCAAATGGGAATCGTAACAGGAAAAGGGCGCAAAAGCGCTGACATCTCCCTTCGAGAATGGGGATTAGATTCGTATTTTTCCGTCGTGATCACAGGGGATGAGGTCACACATCCAAAGCCTCATCCAGAAGGTATTTTTACTGCTATGAAACAACTAGGCGCTACGCCTGCGGAAACCATTTTCGTAGGTGACAGTGATGCTGACGTGTTGGCTGGTCGAGCCGCTGGTTTGCGAACAGTCGGTGTGGATTGGCTTTTGGTTACACAAAAGTCGGGAAAATTCGATCCCGAGCCTGACTACCACTTTACGGATGTGCAAGCGTTTACCGATTGGATACTCAAGCGCTAG
- a CDS encoding bifunctional 2-polyprenyl-6-hydroxyphenol methylase/3-demethylubiquinol 3-O-methyltransferase UbiG yields the protein MSNMYQWADYYDLTQRGVAGDVEFYLEQAKLAGGKVLDLACGTGRISIPMAQAGIDVTGIDLSQDMLARAQVKAEEQGVTSGLKLLQGDMRTFDLQESFSLIMIPFRSFLHLLHVQEQMKALTCIRKHLAPGGKFIMNVFVPKIHHFYEENEKMSLRGTYPLPSGEEVAMWDYTRYDHFQQLSEVTRIYERTDVQGVVTERVRGRFTLRYIFPAELHHLLRLNGLKVTQRYGSFAKTPFDANSSELILVAEAL from the coding sequence ATGAGCAATATGTATCAATGGGCTGACTACTATGACCTCACTCAACGCGGTGTTGCGGGTGACGTTGAGTTCTATCTGGAACAAGCCAAGCTGGCAGGGGGAAAAGTGCTGGATCTCGCTTGCGGCACGGGAAGAATCAGCATTCCGATGGCGCAGGCTGGCATCGACGTTACTGGAATTGACCTATCCCAGGATATGTTGGCAAGGGCTCAGGTAAAAGCAGAGGAACAAGGTGTAACATCCGGCTTGAAGCTATTGCAGGGGGATATGCGCACCTTTGACCTGCAGGAGTCATTTTCGCTGATCATGATTCCTTTTCGGTCGTTTTTGCACCTGTTGCATGTTCAAGAGCAAATGAAGGCATTGACGTGCATTCGCAAGCATCTGGCTCCAGGCGGGAAGTTCATCATGAACGTGTTTGTGCCCAAGATTCATCATTTTTACGAGGAAAATGAAAAAATGTCCTTGCGTGGCACCTATCCACTTCCGTCGGGGGAAGAGGTTGCGATGTGGGATTACACCCGTTATGACCATTTTCAGCAACTGTCCGAAGTAACACGTATATACGAGCGTACGGATGTACAGGGAGTTGTGACGGAACGGGTGAGGGGCCGATTTACTCTCCGCTATATTTTCCCCGCGGAGCTTCATCATCTGCTTCGCTTAAACGGCTTGAAGGTCACACAACGATACGGTTCTTTTGCAAAGACACCTTTTGATGCAAATAGCTCAGAATTGATTCTGGTCGCAGAAGCTTTGTAA
- a CDS encoding ECF transporter S component has product MKETALHSSRIRATQKLVTIPMLAAVAFILQYLEVPVPLMPSFLKLDFSTLPALIGGLMYGPVAGVIIEVLKNTLHMLFKNTDGLLIGELANVVAGSSFIFAAVYMQRLGQGKKGFLTGLALGTILMTIVMAVANAYVLLPAYAVLYQMPIEQLLTMFNATSIWSLVLYGIVPFNLFKGVMISVVAYPIYVKLGSRIAAHTNN; this is encoded by the coding sequence ATGAAAGAAACAGCGCTGCATTCTTCGCGCATACGTGCAACCCAAAAGCTGGTGACGATTCCCATGCTGGCGGCCGTTGCATTTATTCTGCAGTATCTCGAGGTTCCTGTTCCGCTGATGCCAAGCTTTTTGAAGCTCGACTTCAGTACACTCCCGGCATTGATCGGGGGACTCATGTACGGACCTGTAGCCGGCGTTATTATCGAGGTACTGAAAAATACACTGCATATGCTCTTCAAAAATACAGACGGTCTTTTGATCGGTGAACTCGCAAACGTCGTAGCAGGATCAAGCTTTATTTTTGCGGCTGTCTACATGCAGCGTCTGGGCCAAGGCAAAAAAGGCTTCCTGACTGGTCTCGCTCTGGGAACGATTTTGATGACGATTGTCATGGCTGTGGCAAATGCTTATGTGCTGTTGCCTGCGTACGCTGTGCTTTATCAAATGCCGATTGAACAGCTCTTGACCATGTTCAATGCGACAAGTATCTGGTCATTGGTTCTGTACGGAATCGTCCCATTCAATCTCTTCAAAGGTGTTATGATTTCAGTGGTTGCGTATCCGATCTATGTGAAGCTCGGCTCAAGAATCGCTGCGCATACCAACAATTGA
- a CDS encoding ABC-2 family transporter protein — protein sequence MRKLYMELIRMRFLTMLAYRVNYYSGIIIYAINIGAYYFLWGAIYGGQQQLGGLTVEQMTSYVAIAWMSRAFYFNNIDTEIAQDVREGKVAIEMIRPYNYLSVKTAQAFGEGIFRFLFFAGPGIFLISLIIPFSFPATATGWGLYLISLMCAFLINTQINLVTGLLTFFLFRNDGMMRAKRVVVDLLSGLVLPISFFPGWAQTVMGYLPFQAVNYYPSLIFTGAITTERSWELIGFQVIWMFVILVPILVMWRLARNKLVVQGG from the coding sequence ATGCGTAAGCTTTATATGGAACTCATCCGCATGAGGTTTTTGACGATGCTTGCCTATCGTGTGAACTATTACAGCGGGATCATTATCTACGCGATTAACATCGGTGCGTACTACTTTTTATGGGGAGCAATCTACGGAGGCCAGCAGCAGCTGGGCGGGCTTACGGTGGAACAGATGACTTCCTACGTTGCGATTGCTTGGATGTCGCGGGCGTTTTATTTTAACAACATCGATACAGAAATAGCCCAGGACGTCCGAGAAGGCAAGGTCGCGATCGAAATGATACGCCCTTATAATTACTTGTCCGTGAAAACGGCGCAGGCGTTTGGGGAAGGGATCTTTCGCTTTCTCTTTTTCGCGGGTCCAGGGATCTTCCTTATCAGCCTGATCATTCCATTCAGCTTCCCGGCGACAGCGACTGGATGGGGGCTTTATTTGATCAGCTTGATGTGTGCGTTTTTGATCAATACACAAATCAATCTGGTAACAGGCTTGCTGACTTTCTTCCTGTTCCGAAACGATGGCATGATGCGAGCCAAGCGGGTCGTGGTGGATCTGTTGTCTGGTCTCGTGCTGCCGATCAGCTTTTTCCCGGGCTGGGCGCAAACGGTAATGGGTTATCTCCCATTTCAGGCGGTCAACTACTATCCGAGCCTGATCTTCACAGGTGCGATTACAACGGAGCGTTCCTGGGAATTGATCGGTTTTCAGGTCATTTGGATGTTTGTCATACTGGTTCCCATCTTGGTGATGTGGCGTCTTGCCCGCAACAAGCTGGTTGTGCAAGGAGGGTAG
- a CDS encoding M42 family metallopeptidase has protein sequence MSVSTEYVVESFCQLANIPSPSGNTEKVMAWVAQELEKLGVSYKRTNKGVIVATVAGANNEKARLLTAHVDTLGAMVKEIKSNGRLKLTLIGGFAFNAIEGEHCAVETSSGRLVTGTILSTKASVHVYSSEAGKAERNDANMEVRLDEKVTNKEQVLELGISVGDFVSFDPRVTVTDSGFIKSRHIDDKASVAVLLGVLKELSESNVKLPYTTHFFISNNEEIGYGGNSSIPDNVVEYLAVDMGAIGDGQTTDEYCVSICAKDSTGPYHYGLRSHLTKLAQANGLNYQVDIYPYYGSDASAALRAGYDVVHGLIGPGVDASHSHERTHKEALDNTAKLVMAYLQSEEMQA, from the coding sequence ATGAGTGTATCCACGGAATATGTTGTAGAAAGCTTTTGCCAATTGGCGAACATCCCAAGTCCATCTGGCAATACGGAAAAAGTAATGGCCTGGGTTGCACAAGAGTTAGAAAAGCTTGGCGTTTCCTATAAACGGACAAACAAAGGGGTAATCGTGGCAACAGTAGCGGGGGCAAATAACGAAAAGGCAAGACTCTTGACAGCTCACGTCGATACGCTGGGCGCGATGGTAAAAGAAATAAAGAGCAACGGGCGTTTGAAGCTGACCTTGATCGGCGGCTTTGCATTCAATGCGATTGAAGGGGAGCACTGCGCTGTAGAGACTAGCAGCGGTCGTCTTGTAACCGGTACCATTTTGTCCACCAAAGCTTCTGTGCATGTATACAGCTCAGAAGCGGGGAAAGCGGAGCGCAATGATGCGAACATGGAAGTCCGACTGGATGAAAAGGTCACAAACAAAGAGCAAGTATTGGAACTTGGGATTTCCGTCGGAGATTTCGTCTCCTTTGATCCTCGCGTGACTGTAACGGATAGCGGCTTTATTAAGTCCCGTCATATCGATGACAAAGCAAGCGTAGCTGTGCTGTTAGGGGTTCTGAAAGAACTGAGTGAATCCAACGTGAAGCTGCCTTACACCACGCACTTTTTTATCAGCAATAATGAAGAGATCGGCTACGGCGGCAACTCCAGCATCCCTGACAACGTGGTGGAGTACCTGGCTGTCGACATGGGCGCGATTGGGGATGGGCAGACGACAGATGAGTATTGCGTGTCCATTTGTGCGAAGGATTCCACAGGACCTTACCACTACGGATTGCGCAGCCATCTGACCAAGCTCGCACAAGCGAACGGTCTGAACTACCAAGTGGACATTTATCCCTACTATGGTTCTGACGCAAGTGCTGCACTGAGAGCTGGATATGACGTTGTCCATGGTTTGATCGGACCGGGAGTAGATGCATCCCATTCCCATGAACGTACACATAAAGAAGCGCTCGACAACACGGCAAAGCTCGTTATGGCCTACCTTCAATCAGAAGAAATGCAAGCATAG
- a CDS encoding protein phosphatase 2C domain-containing protein, producing the protein MKLECISMKGSGKSNEDAYVIQQVKHVYAVIDGITSLIPYENAAGQTGGAIAAELVKKQLEAMPEDVALRDYLETINEALQEHMQQSGIDLEKKEALWGAACAVVRVGDAHIEYAQLGDCMIFVVYDDETVRPLTHTQVSHLEQAALAKWEEGIKEGLCTRTELYERCMDILIHNRYQANGPGGYGVLNGDVACRDFIEYGRINRVGVKALVLATDGLFMPRALGEAQPKWEETVLPIVHKGLQRYTDDLISLENKDPECIRYIRFKKSDDKTGMILNLH; encoded by the coding sequence ATGAAACTTGAGTGCATCTCCATGAAAGGAAGCGGCAAAAGCAATGAGGACGCCTATGTGATTCAGCAGGTCAAGCATGTGTATGCGGTCATCGACGGCATTACGTCGCTGATCCCGTATGAGAACGCAGCAGGACAGACAGGTGGAGCTATCGCTGCAGAGCTCGTAAAAAAGCAGCTGGAAGCAATGCCGGAGGATGTAGCTTTGCGCGATTATTTGGAGACGATAAACGAAGCACTTCAGGAGCATATGCAGCAAAGCGGCATCGATCTTGAGAAAAAGGAAGCATTGTGGGGAGCGGCCTGTGCAGTCGTCCGTGTAGGAGATGCCCATATCGAGTACGCGCAGTTGGGAGATTGCATGATATTTGTCGTTTATGATGATGAGACTGTGCGACCCCTGACACATACGCAAGTCAGCCATTTGGAACAGGCAGCCTTGGCGAAGTGGGAAGAAGGAATCAAAGAAGGATTGTGTACCCGAACAGAGCTGTACGAACGATGTATGGACATCCTGATCCATAACCGCTATCAGGCGAATGGACCAGGAGGCTATGGCGTATTGAATGGCGATGTTGCCTGTCGGGATTTTATCGAGTATGGACGCATCAATCGAGTTGGCGTGAAGGCATTGGTGCTGGCAACGGATGGTCTTTTCATGCCGAGAGCTTTAGGTGAAGCACAGCCGAAGTGGGAAGAGACGGTGCTGCCAATCGTACATAAAGGGCTGCAACGTTATACAGACGATCTCATCTCTCTGGAAAACAAAGATCCCGAATGCATACGCTATATCCGCTTCAAAAAGTCAGACGACAAAACGGGAATGATCCTTAATCTTCATTAA